GAGGAGTCGCCCATCTGGATCTGGGGCAGGTCGTGGGCGTTCTGGAGCTTGAGCACGGCCAGGTCGAAGTCCGGGTCGGCTCCGACCAGCTCTGCCTTGAATTCCCGCCCGTCCAGCAGCCGCACCTCGATGTCCGAGGCGTTGTCGATGACGTGGGCGTTGGTCAGGACCAGGGCCTTGGTCCCGTCGATGATCACGCCGGAGCCCATGCTGCCGCCGGTGCGGGGCGGCTCGAGCATGAAGCCCAGGCGGACCTGGCCCCGGACCTGCCGGGTGGCCGTGATGTTCACGACGGCCGGGGCCGCCTCTTCCACCGCGCGGACCACCGGGGTGCGGCGCGGGTCGGCGTCCTGCGCGGCCTGCGCGGCTGGCGCGGTCTGGGCCAGGGCCTGGCCGAAGAGGAGCAGCAGCGCGGCCAGGGCAAGGCCGGTTCCCCTGGCAAGGCCGGGGAAGAACGGAAAAAGGCGAAGACGACGGGTCATGGGCACTCCGGTATTCTTTGGGTCGGTGTTCGGGGCGAGGCTACAACCCCGCGGCGATTTCCTTGAGCCGGGCGATGCGCTCCTCCACGGGGGGGTGGGTGCTGAAGAGCCCGGACAGGCCGCGGCCGGAAAGCGGGTTGACGATGAACATGTTCTCCGTGGCCGGGTTGCCCTGGAGGGGCGTCTGCTCGGCTCCGCGCTGGAGCTTGGCCAGGGCCGAGGCCAGGGACAGGGGCTGGCCGGAGATGCGCGCTCCCGTGGCGTCGGCCAGGAATTCGCGCGAGCGGGAAATGGCCATCTGGATGAGCATGGCCGCGATGGGCGCGAGGATGGAGAGCAGCAGCGCGCCGATGGGGTTGCTGTTGCCGTTGTCGTCGCGCATGCCCCCGCCGAAGAACGCGGCGAAGCGCATCATGTTGGCCACAAACATGATGGCCGTCGCCAGCACGGCGGCCACGGACTGGATCAGGATGTCGCGATTGGCCACGTGGCCGAGTTCGTGGGCCAGCACTCCGCGCAGTTCGTCGGTCTTGAGAATGCGCAGTATGCCGCTGGTCACGGCCACCACGGCGTGTTCCGGGTCGCGGCCCGTGGCGAAGGCGTTGGGCGCCTCCTGGGGGATCAGGGCCACGCGGGGCTTGGGAATGCCCGCGTTCCGGGCCAGATCCTCGACGATGGCGTGCAGTTCCGGGGCCTCGTGCGGCTCCAGCATCTGCGCCTTGTACATGCGCAGGACGATCTTGTCCGAGTACCAGTAGCTGAAGAAATTCATGCCCAGGGCCAGGACCAGCGCGAAGACCAGGCCCACGCGCCCGCCCATGGCCGCGCCCAGGAAGAGGATGATGGCGGAGAGGGCCGCCAGGAGAATGAGGGTTTTGATCTGGCTGCTCATGCGGGTTCCTTTGGAACGTCTCCTGTTGCCTCCGCAGCGCCCGGAGCGCCGGCGGAGAAGGGGGAGGGGAAGCAGGCAGAAGATAGCGACTCCGCTCCCGGAGTCAAGAGCGGCCTATTCCGGTTCGATGCGCCGCTGCGTTCCGCCCCGGCGCTGCACGGTCAGGGTCAGGATGCCGTCCTTGAGCACGGCGGAAACGCTCTCCTGCGCGGCGTCCGAGGGGAGCATGAAGCTGCGGCTGAAGGGACCGTAGGTCAGTTCCAGAGCGTGGTAGGCCACGTCGCCGCCGGGAAAGGGCCGCTCGCCGCGGATGTTCAGCGCGCCTTGCCTGACCTCGACCTGCACGTGTTCCAGGGGCACTCCCGGAAGCTCGATGCGGAAAACAAGACCTGACTCGTCCTCGAAAACATCCGCGGGGGGAGTCCAGACATAGGCCTTGCCGGCCCGGTCAAGTCCTGTCCCGGTATCCATGAGCCGTTCCAGCGCGTCCTGAGGATCGCTGAGATGGACCCACGGCTTCCAGTTCCTGTTGGCCATGCGTTTTCGTTTTTCCTCGAGGGTTCTTCCGGCCTTGTCATTCCGACGGCCGCAAGGTAGAAAATAACGTTCCAGACCGTGCATACATCTTTTTTTGGACCATGAAAAGGAGCCGCCAGGTGCATGTCAGAAACTTCGATTT
This sequence is a window from Paucidesulfovibrio longus DSM 6739. Protein-coding genes within it:
- a CDS encoding Hsp20/alpha crystallin family protein, whose product is MANRNWKPWVHLSDPQDALERLMDTGTGLDRAGKAYVWTPPADVFEDESGLVFRIELPGVPLEHVQVEVRQGALNIRGERPFPGGDVAYHALELTYGPFSRSFMLPSDAAQESVSAVLKDGILTLTVQRRGGTQRRIEPE
- the htpX gene encoding zinc metalloprotease HtpX; translated protein: MSSQIKTLILLAALSAIILFLGAAMGGRVGLVFALVLALGMNFFSYWYSDKIVLRMYKAQMLEPHEAPELHAIVEDLARNAGIPKPRVALIPQEAPNAFATGRDPEHAVVAVTSGILRILKTDELRGVLAHELGHVANRDILIQSVAAVLATAIMFVANMMRFAAFFGGGMRDDNGNSNPIGALLLSILAPIAAMLIQMAISRSREFLADATGARISGQPLSLASALAKLQRGAEQTPLQGNPATENMFIVNPLSGRGLSGLFSTHPPVEERIARLKEIAAGL